A stretch of Triticum aestivum cultivar Chinese Spring chromosome 1D, IWGSC CS RefSeq v2.1, whole genome shotgun sequence DNA encodes these proteins:
- the LOC123167322 gene encoding glycine-rich cell wall structural protein 2-like, producing the protein MATSTKLVALGFVVLVSIGFADAARMLASSSSASGGGGGGGGGGGGGGSGESGWGGGSGSGGGSGYSESGGDWGNKWNFARGAGGGGGAGGGGGSNGGYGSGFGSGYGTGSAVSGSASAPSSNGYANADGKGGGGGGGGGADGSTGSGAGSGLGKGYGESGISKAPAPAAGGDGTSYSDAGGSGNGGGGGNNGNGGGAGAGAGQAGNDDTSGGFANGGGSGNGGGATGGGAEGPSVGVGSGVGSGTGQTGSTGSNGTGYATGMGGGMGGGNGGSTNGGTGSGGGSGSGSGGGGYH; encoded by the coding sequence ATGGCTACTAGCACCAAGCTTGTAGCTCTTGGCTTTGTTGTCCTTGTGAGCATTGGGTTTGCCGATGCTGCAAGGATGCTCGCTAGCTCCTCCAGTGCTTCAGGTGGTGGAGGTGGCgggggaggcggaggtggtggcggtgggtctGGTGAGAGTGGATGGGGTGGAGGGTCTGGATCAGGTGGAGGCTCGGGATATAGTGAAAGCGGTGGGGATTGGGGTAACAAGTGGAACTTCGCCAGGGGagctggtggaggaggaggagctggtggtggcggaGGATCAAATGGTGGATACGGGTCTGGCTTTGGATCCGGCTATGGCACCGGCAGTGCTGTGAGTGGCTCCGCATCAGCCCCTAGTAGCAATGGATATGCCAATGCTGATGgtaagggtgggggtgggggcggagGTGGCGGTGCAGATGGGTCAACCGGATCCGGAGCTGGCTCTGGCCTTGGCAAGGGATATGGTGAGAGTGGCATATCAAAGGCACCCGCTCCTGCTGCTGGTGGTGATGGTACCAGCTACTCTGATGCTGGTGGTAGTGGTAACGGTGGTGGTGGCGGTAACAATGGAAATGGAGGTGGTGCCGGTGCTGGTGCGGGACAGGCCGGCAATGATGACACTTCTGGGGGCTTTGCGAATGGAGGAGGAAGCGGCAATGGTGGTGGCGCAACCGGAGGTGGCGCCGAAGGTCCAAGCGTTGGAGTTGGGTCTGGCGTTGGGTCTGGCACGGGACAAACCGGTAGTACTGGCTCAAATGGCACAGGCTACGCCACCGGCATGGGTGGCGGCATGGGTGGCGGCAATGGTGGTAGCACTAATGGAGGAACCGGTAGCGGTGGAGGAAGTGGATCCGGATCTGGTGGGGGCGGTTACCATTAA